In the genome of Carya illinoinensis cultivar Pawnee chromosome 13, C.illinoinensisPawnee_v1, whole genome shotgun sequence, the window agatattacaagtcttgatttttctgatttctttgaggattctagtggtagagttgatcatgaaagtgttcctttttaattaatatatttcctttatcttattataaaatatttttatattctataatgttttgtagtaatgaaagtttatttatttatacttgttataaattattgatgatatgatttatctgagaatggaaatggagcatccctgaaagatcgccctaaatcaataattttattgagtatctcatatgagtgatacttataccaaaagctcattatgatttatgcacctgaagttgcataattgaaattgtggaaagaatatatatttgaatgaacgtctcgaatgtgctcctgaagtagcaatatcgagtatgctcctgaagtaacaatataaaatgtaaacgttcacaatatattataaatttgtatcaggtctttcagtgactgaacaaaataatgagcttttaataagaatcattattcacgtcttactagatctacatcattccctgaagtgaataataatgaatttatatcattctattccctgaagtgaaaagaataatgcgtttcattcaaagaaactaagagattggacatgataatgaatatcttttcgggccagaagctcatattggaaaagctgtaagctttctctttgagatgatattatacaaattattgaatcaaatattatgatgcatcaaaaggtgatatgattcaaaatgtttatatcttttcatggttatcttgatcatccaaaatcaattacgataagtcgaatgattttcatatggacgtccataaaagaaccaaaaaattcttttactataaagtcttaccaccagaagtggaaagaaaaatttgcttgaagcaaataagatgaaattattcaacgttatcttgattatcatatgtgaaccagaagttcagatgataactaaattttggatgcaataagataaaaatgtctcatattctagctgctaaaattccagcgaggattgaagtccctgtaggacaattaagaaattcagcagtctaaaaacatgtataaaggcatgtgagacttatcgatacaaaagatagagaatctcaaaagagaaaggcacaaataatttggtgctcctgaagaggccatacccacaaaacaagcaataaagtccatccaaattctttgtataaaattctcctatataaactcttgaagagtgactcctgaagaggtttttcatgaaaatgtcttcccttgaagagggacaggtacctgaaaataacgagatctcgttacatttcatgaataatggagaaattatggatagaaataaaattgttgtcgacaacgtatttccatatgagatggcaattgacattaccagaagtaatggagaaagtgaatcaagaaccgtcgaagaataccgacgtaaaatattggccaatatttgaaagaaacaattcctgcagaattgattcactagtaaaatatgatgcatcgggacttatagtccaaacacctaaagaggtgatgcttgttgaatgtcagtgggtatttatggaaagaaaataaaaatatgatatataaatcacgagtcagtttctcaattcctgcagaattgatatcactaagtaaaatgtgataaatatggacttgaaatccaaacacctaaagatgtgatttttgttaaatatcagtggatatttatatacatgatataaaaaagcCTGAaccttttaatatgaaaatgtgatatagaaatcacaagttagtttctcgaagaaacaatattgatatgattttaaagtggttgaaatcatattaagatttttattagcttgaaagttatcgagagtttggatatgcatgattaactgcatatttatatggatcatgatatatatatgaaaatccctgaaggatagaaaatgtctgaagcttctaatatgaatacatctggaaatatgtattctatcaagtttcaaagatccttatataatctaaagcaatccaaacgcaaatgaaaacaagctattattgcagtttatatatatgatttaattgtcattgaggctccagaagagctcataaaaactgcacatatttgaaatataaatctgaaacccttgcggcttcaaggggaagatggatgatgttattagtcatgaaataccatcttttaatacaattagtatttcagattcatattatgggtttgatatgaagtgtgcattattaaagaagaaataaaagggagcacacagaacatctaccaaaagatagaaacacaaatatgaatatttgtgaaatattattttattatcttgaagcaagaattacaaaaatttgagacactttgcctcattcttcaaacgctcttgttcttcaagaatctgcatagcatccctatctaaaggggtgggcaatcgaaaataagatttaagtaaggattttaaattcctattctctttctttattgattctatcttcatgttagaCTCCAGAataagtcgctgaagtatagcaatattctcgtggagatcgtcaactccacaagttctggattgcagtcgctgagaaaatgcgacaatggatgatgagtatcgggtaccgagactcacaagctcatagatagcttcattatctgccctacgagtcagatcattatattgcatggtagcacctgtggtagaagcaggaacagctgatgaacgaggtgccgaatacctcatatattgaccctgagaagattgctgagccattgcagagagagattgcaggataacaatgcagaaagaaattgcagagtaaaaatgcagtatgattacagaaaagtgaagaagatgagatgcgaatgaagatgagctgaatatctcttttatagaaaaaattatgatacaacatctctcgtgaagcaagagaaaagagatggaatatagcttcatagctctgcggcgcctgacaacacccctgacagctgcggtgcctgacagcacgcctaacacctacagaagagttgaaaatccgcggtgcttgtctgatcttaaaaggctggccaccgtttttattaaaaaatgaggttagcggtttaatgttgatgaattctccactaactgtgttatttacaagaactccagaagagtacaactccagaagagtagtgatgagcagaaagatccagttgagattattttatcaacatggattccacagttagttggatgtacagatgcgagttatttttcagatacacacaagaatatcattgcaattcatgagaagaaagttgaaattgatatcaagaaggtacggtcaagtaaaaatctggcagatttattcactaaagcattaccaacttcaacatttaagaagattatgcagaacattggaatgcggaggtttgaagacctattatcatgcactaccaactcaacatttaagaagattatgcagaacattggaatgcggaggtttgaagacctgttatcatgcacttttcaggggaagtaatgtcttgaagacttgtgctgattgtactctttttccttcgctaaggttttatcccactgggttttcctttgcaaggttttaatgaggcaatcctaaagcacttggcgatacacatgaatactgtactctttttccttcgccattggttttttcccacagggtttttccttggcaaggttttaacgaggcatattttttaaatatggtcatccaaaggggaagtgttataaactatcttgaattgtatgaccacatttatctagtcttcaagtgcatagtactagcatagtgccagcatagtactacatagtaactggcatagtaaatggccgacatagcacagtgcgcatagtgccagcatagtactgcatagtaactgacatagtaaatggccgacatagcacagtgcgcatagtgccagcatggtactgcatagtaactggccgacatagcacagtacacatagtgccagcatagtactgcatagtaactggcatagttccctttgtacgcctatatatatcgttgaattccttaagaaattcataagtttcataacttctctgagttctatctctctctctccttttagaaagttttataataaatctatctctctctttccttttcgatagttctataacaataataataataataaactataaGTTTAGTGGGCTGATAGGTTTACCATAGTGGGCCCTATTGGAAAAATAAACCAGCTTAAGTGGGCTTCTGCTGCTCTTAACAGCGCACGACAGCGTTTTGCGGAAATCTTCCGAATTCCTAAAACCTCCGAACTCAGTTCTAATCGAGTACCGATTCTAACGGATATCCGCGAAACGCGGAGCGGCGGAAGCGTGTTGCTCAAAATATTTCCCGTAGCCGGAACGCCGCCTCTCTCCCTCTTGTTGGATTTTTGTCAACGTGAACCCGAGCTACTATATTTAATTGATTACCCTTGGGTATGTAATCTAATCTGATAATtcgcttcttcttttttcatgttCGTTTTCCTTGATTATTGTCGACAATTTTGATGAGATAATGAGCCAGTCTCTATGTTTTTGACGTTCTCCAACTTGTATACTGGGTTTCACTAGTTTCTAATCCGATTCGGCTACTgcttggtttattttatttttgttttcgatAAATTTTTCTTGGGCTTCAGTTTTAGGGTTTAAGTTCCTAAGAAGCTAATTTAGTTTTGGTAGTTAATGTGCGATTTAATTTTCATTGCAGACGCGTAGGTTGCAGTATCGTGTGTGCACTGGTGGTGTTGCTTAGGTCTTAAATTGATATGGTTAGAAAGTACAGTAGTGAGTCCTCGGATTCTGAGAAAAGAAATAGACGCAAACGCAATGAGAGGCGAGGTGAGCGTCCACACGATGATAAACATAGGGAAAGAGGCAGTGGGAAGGATTTGTTGGATTCTGATAAAAGAAGTAGAAAACGGCACGGGAGACTAGATGAGCGTAGTGGTGATGATAAGGATAGGGAAAGAGTGGATGAGAAGGATATTAGGGATAAAGATGGAAGGTTACAAAGCAAACATGTAGAGCAGAAGCAATCTCGGCAAAGTTCTGATGAAGAGGGTGAGTGGGTAGATACAGAAAGGGTCAggcgagaaagagagagaaaccatCGACATGAGGAGGGGCATAGACATCAAGAAACTGGGGAGCTTGATAAGGTGAAAGAATCTCGGCAAAGTTCTGATGAAGAGGGTGAGTGGGTAGATAGAGAAAGGGGCAGgcgaaaaagagaaagaaacaatCGACATGAGGGGCATAGACATCGAGAAACTGGGGAGCTTGATAAGGTGAAAGAATCTTATCAAAGTTCTGATGAATATGACAATcgaattgagagagagaagcgagaaagagagagatctcGCTGGCATGGGGATGCTCATAGACAGCAGGAAACTGATGATAGTGGTAGAAAAAAGGACCGGCATGCGCGTCAAAATTCAGGAGACGATGATGACCGGAAAACGCACAGAAAATCAGAGCAACGAAAACATCGTACTGAACAACAAAAGCAGGGTTTGAGTTCCAAGGGGGAAGATGATAGAGACAGTAAGGCCCTGGAAGATGCGAAACCTCATAGACAGCCAAGATTACAAGAAGGAAATTTAAATGGGGATGCATCAAATTTGGGTAAGAGTGGTGGAATTTATATTCCACCATTTAAGTTGGCTAGAATGATGAAAGAGGTCGAGGATAAAAGCAGTGTTGAGTATCAGCGGTTGACATGGGATGCCCTTCGGAAGAGTATAAACGGGCTTGTGAACAAGGTTAATGCCGCTAATATAAAGAATATTATTCCTGAGCTCTTCTCGGAGAATCTGATCCGGGGTAGAGGTCTATTCTGCCGGTCATGTATGAAGTCACAGATGTCATCTCCAGGGTTCACAGATGTGTTTGCTGCACTGGTTGCTGTTGTCAACACCAAGTTTCCTGAGGTGGGAGATCTTCTATTGAGAAGGATTATTTTGCAGCTCAAGAGAGCATATAAGCGTAACGACAAGGTGTGTATTTGctcttttctataattttatttggactTACTGTGGGCTGAGTGGAACATTTTTTCACTTTGATATCATCCTAACTTGTCTTTTTCTACTGCTTTACTTTCTTTACAGCCACAATTACTAGCTGCTGTTAAATTTATCGCACATCTAGTGAATCAGCAAGTGGCTCATGAGATCATTGCGTTAGAGTTGCTCACGGTGCTGCTTGAGAATCCAACCGATGACAGCGTTGAGGTAGCCGTTGGCTTTGTCACAGAGTGTGGATCGATTTTGCAAGATCTCTCTCCCAAAGGCCTGCACGGTGGGTAGGCAGTTGGATTAAGTCCTGTATACTTCTTATATTAGCTTGTTTTGTTCTTAATTATCCCTATATTagttcttaaatttattttccattttctaGAGTATTTCAATTTGGTTCGA includes:
- the LOC122291466 gene encoding pre-mRNA-splicing factor CWC22 homolog isoform X2, which translates into the protein MVRKYSSESSDSEKRNRRKRNERRGERPHDDKHRERGSGKDLLDSDKRSRKRHGRLDERSGDDKDRERVDEKDIRDKDGRLQSKHVEQKQSRQSSDEEGEWVDTERVRRERERNHRHEEGHRHQETGELDKVKESRQSSDEEGEWVDRERGRRKRERNNRHEGHRHRETGELDKVKESYQSSDEYDNRIEREKRERERSRWHGDAHRQQETDDSGRKKDRHARQNSGDDDDRKTHRKSEQRKHRTEQQKQGLSSKGEDDRDSKALEDAKPHRQPRLQEGNLNGDASNLGKSGGIYIPPFKLARMMKEVEDKSSVEYQRLTWDALRKSINGLVNKVNAANIKNIIPELFSENLIRGRGLFCRSCMKSQMSSPGFTDVFAALVAVVNTKFPEVGDLLLRRIILQLKRAYKRNDKPQLLAAVKFIAHLVNQQVAHEIIALELLTVLLENPTDDSVEVAVGFVTECGSILQDLSPKGLHGIFERFRGILHEGEIDKRVQFLIEGLFAIRKAKFQGYPAVRPELDLVEQEDQLTHEASLQDEIDPEITLDIFKADPNFIENERRYEEVRKTILGEESDDEDGSDAGSDDDEDDEDESEEEDEEQMKIKDETETNLVNLRRTIYLTIMSSVDFEEAGHKLLKIKLEPGQEMELCIMLLECCSQERTYLRYYGLLGQRFCMINKVHQENFEKCFVQQYSMIHRLETNKLRNVGKFFAHLLGTDALPWHVLAYIRLTEEDTTSSSRIFIKILFQNNHQDYEYSKSMQ
- the LOC122291466 gene encoding pre-mRNA-splicing factor CWC22 homolog isoform X1 — protein: MVRKYSSESSDSEKRNRRKRNERRGERPHDDKHRERGSGKDLLDSDKRSRKRHGRLDERSGDDKDRERVDEKDIRDKDGRLQSKHVEQKQSRQSSDEEGEWVDTERVRRERERNHRHEEGHRHQETGELDKVKESRQSSDEEGEWVDRERGRRKRERNNRHEGHRHRETGELDKVKESYQSSDEYDNRIEREKRERERSRWHGDAHRQQETDDSGRKKDRHARQNSGDDDDRKTHRKSEQRKHRTEQQKQGLSSKGEDDRDSKALEDAKPHRQPRLQEGNLNGDASNLGKSGGIYIPPFKLARMMKEVEDKSSVEYQRLTWDALRKSINGLVNKVNAANIKNIIPELFSENLIRGRGLFCRSCMKSQMSSPGFTDVFAALVAVVNTKFPEVGDLLLRRIILQLKRAYKRNDKPQLLAAVKFIAHLVNQQVAHEIIALELLTVLLENPTDDSVEVAVGFVTECGSILQDLSPKGLHGIFERFRGILHEGEIDKRVQFLIEGLFAIRKAKFQGYPAVRPELDLVEQEDQLTHEASLQDEIDPEITLDIFKADPNFIENERRYEEVRKTILGEESDDEDGSDAGSDDDEDDEDESEEEDEEQMKIKDETETNLVNLRRTIYLTIMSSVDFEEAGHKLLKIKLEPGQEMELCIMLLECCSQERTYLRYYGLLGQRFCMINKVHQENFEKCFVQQYSMIHRLETNKLRNVGKFFAHLLGTDALPWHVLAYIRLTEEDTTSSSRIFIKILFQELSEHLGIRLLNERLTDPMMLDSFESIFPRDNPKNTRFSINFFTSIGLGGITENLREYLKNMPRLIMQQEQAVSESESDDESGSSDSSDTKTASSERQSSDSSGSDESGRDDRRRKRRRE